Part of the Ruegeria sp. AD91A genome, AGCAGCTGTTGATAATCTTTTTCCCCGAAATAGGCTCGATCCGCTCGTGTTTGCAGGAACAGCTTGGCGACCACCGTGGCCACGCCTTCGAAATGTCCGGGGCGGAAAGGGCCCTCCATCACGTCGGTCAGACCGGCGACCGATACCGTCGTCGAAAACCCTTCCGGATAGACTTCCTTCGGGTCCGGCACATAGACCGCATCGACTCCGTACGGGGCAAGCTTTCGGGCGTCCTCATGTTCGGTGCGGGGGTAATTTGCCAGGTCTTCGGGGTTATTGAACTGCTTGGGGTTCACAAAGATCGTCACGATCACCCGGTCGCAGCCCTGTTTCGCCGCCTGTGCCAGTGACAAATGCCCCTCGTGCAAAGCGCCCATGGTCGGAACCACGCCGATGGTCTCACCGTTTCGATGCCAAGTGGTGGTTTTGGCACGCAGTTCGGCCAGAGAGCGCAAAATCGGTGCGGTCATGTCTTTTGCCCTTTAGCCGGAGCCTGATCGGCAAAGACGTGTTCGTCTGCCGGGAAGGTCCGGGCGCGGACTTCGGCGGCGTATTCTGCAATGGCCGTTTCGGCCAACGGACCCAGCTCGGCATAGCGTTTGACGAATTTGGGTTTGAAGGCGGTGAAAAAGCCCACCATGTCGTCCACGACCAAAATCTGCCCGTCACAGCCCGCAGATGCACCGATGCCGATGGTCGGGATCGCAATCTCTTCGGTGATCTGGTTCGCCAGACCTTGCGGTACCTTCTCCAGAACGACCGAGAACGCGCCAGCCTCGGTCACGGCGCGGGCGTCTGCCATGACGGCTTCAGCCTGCTCGTCACGGCCCTGCACCTTATAGCCGCCCAGCGTGTTGATCGATTGCGGCGTCAATCCGATATGAGCCATCACCGGGATGCCTCGTTTCACCAGAAAGCGGATGGTTTCAGCCATTTCGACCCCGCCTTCCAGTTTGACCGCGCCTGCACTTGTGTCCGCCATCAGGCGTGCGGCGTTACGAAAGGCTTGTGTCGGGCTTTCCTCATAGCTTCCGAAAGGCATGTCGATGACCATCATCGCCCTGTCCAGGCCGCGAGACACGGCTTGACCGTGCAGGATCATCATCTCCATCGTGACCCCCAGCGTGGAGTCCATCCCGTGCAGCACCATACCAACGCTGTCACCGACCAGAACAAAGTCGCAATGCGCGTCCATCAGGCGCGCCATTGGCGTGGTGTAGGCGGTCAATGAGACCAGCGGCTCGCCACCTTTTCGGGCGCGAATATCCTCGGCGTTCGGGGCTTTCTTGCGGGCGGTGGCGCTCATGGATCGCTCCTGCAGTATTATGTTGCAGTGCGGCATAGCAGATCGGACGGGGCCGAAGAAACCCCGGTTGCGCGAACATTCCCTTGATTGACCTCAGGTTTACAGGAAGACTGTCGGTAAAACGGCCCTGAAAACAAGGGCACAACCAGTTTCAGTAGGGAGAGTTCACATGACAAAATTCATGTTTCGGACATTTGCATCGACCCTGGCCGTAGGGGCCAGCCTGCTTGCCACGCAGGCTTTGGCCAAGTCGGACATCACTATCGCGATGCAGCTTGAACCCCCGCATATGGATCCGACAAGCGCCGCAGCGCAAGCCATCGATTCGGTGGTCTATACTAATGTTTTCGAAGGCTTGACCCGCTTCATGGGCGATGGTTCGGTTGTGCCCGGCCTTGCCGAAAGCTGGGAGATATCCGAGGACGGTACGGTCTACACCTTCAAACTGCACGACGGGGTGACTTTCCATGACGGCACGACCATGGATGCAGAGGATGTCAAATTCAGCCTTGATCGCGCGACCGCCGAAGACAGCGCGAATGCACAGAAGGCCCTGTTTGCCGGTATTGAAAACGTGGAAGCGACGGACCCGCTGACCGTCAAAGTCACCCTGTCAGAGCCAAACGGAAATTTCCTGTTCAACCTGGCTTGGGGCGACGCAGTAATCGTCGCGCCCGAGAGCATTGAAAGCATCAAGACCAATCCAGTTGGCACTGGCGCCTATACCTTTGGCAACTGGGTTCAGGGTGACAGCATCACCCTGAACCGAAACCCCAATTATTGGGGCGAACAACCTGCATTAGAGACTGCAACCTTCAAGTTCATCTCGGACCCAACTGCCGCTTTTGCCGCCATGATGGCCGAGGATGTCGACGTATTTGACAACTTCCCCGCGCCAGAAAACCTGCCTCAGTTCGAGGCCGACCCGCGCTTTCAGGTTTTGGTCGGTTCGACCGAAGGCGAAACGATCCTGTCCACCAACAACAAGCAACCTCCGTTTGACAGTATTTTGGTTCGGCAGGCACTGGCACATGCCATCGACCGGCAGGCCATCATCGACGGCGCGATGTTCGGCTATGGTACCCCGATCGGAACCCATTTTGCGCCGCATCATCCGGCGTATGTCGATCTGACTGGCAATTCGGCTTATGACCCTGAAAAAGCAAAGGCGTTGCTGGCAGAGGCAGGATTCGAAAACGGGTTTGAGACCACGTTGCATCTGCCGCCGCCGTCTTATGCCCGCCGTGGGGGCGAAATCATAGCGGCGCAGTTGGCCGAGGTCGGCATCACTGCCGAGATCATCAATGTGGAATGGGCGCAATGGTTGGAAACGGTGTTCAAGGGCAAGGAGTTCGGCCTGACTATTGTCAGCCACACGGAGCCGATGGATATCGGCATTTATGCGCGCCCTGATTATTACTTCCAGTATGACAGCACGGACTTTCAGGCGCTGATGGACACGCTGAACACTACCACCGACCCCGAAGAACGCACCCGTTTGCTGGGTGAGGCACAGCGCCTTATTTCAAGCGACTATGTCAATGGGTACCTATTCCAGTTGGCCAAGCTGGGCGTTGCGAAAGTCGGAGTTCAAGGCCTTTGGGAGAATGCGCCCACCGCCGCAATCGATCTGACTCAGATCAGCTGGTCTGAGTAATAGTACAGCCTGCGCCGCGCTGGGCGGCCCGGCCTTCCATTGTGTCAGGGTGTTCTCACGCATGTTCTTGCTCCACGCCATTCCCGTCTTGGTTTTAGGTGTTTTCCTGGTGTTCAGTTCTTCGGTCGCCGCCACGGCTCAGAATGTGTTGGGTGGGCGGCTGGATGCCCTGTCCGGAACGCCCGAGAACCCGTTGGATGTTGGGATCGGCATTCGCATCGATCAGATCACCGGTGTTGATCAAAAGGCTGAAAACTACGGCGCGGTTGTGGTCTTGCGGGTGGAATGGACCGATCCTGCGTTGGCGTTTGATCCTGAGGAACAGCGGAGGGATGTCCGGGTCTTCAACCCACCCGACCTTGCCAATCATGCCGCAAGTATCGGTTCTGTTCTGCCGGCTTTTGTCATTCACAATCAGCAGTCCAACAAATGGATTCACGAATCCGCTGCATCCCTGCGATACGACGGACGGGTGCTGTATGTCGAAAAATCGTCTCTTACACTCCAGGCGCCACATTTTAATTTCCGAAAATACCCGTTCGACACGCAGGAGTTTCATTTCGAGGTCGTTTCGGTCTTTCCGTCTGAATACGTCACTTACCATCCGTTGAACGAATTCTCTGGCCTCGGAGATCAGCTGGGCGAAGAAGAGTGGATTTTGAACAATGCCCGGTTGGAAACGTCCAGGGTCCTGGGGCTATCCGGCAAAGAAAGCGATCAGGTCGCGCTTGTTTTTGAAGGCAATCGACATCTGACATACTACGTCATTCGGGTTTTCCTTCCGATGCTTGTCTTGATCTCGGTCGGCTGGGCGCTGTTTTTTCTGGATGAATACCGCCGGAGGATCGAGATTGCAGGCGGCAACCTTCTGGTCTTTGTCGCGTTCAACTGGGCAATATCCGCTGATCTGCCCAAGCTGGGTTATCTGACTTTTCTGGATTTTGTCCTTCAGTGCATGTTTCTGATGACCGGGGCGCTGATCGTGTTCAACGTCGCACTGCGACGACTGAAAGTGTCCGGCAAGGAGCGAACGGCGCGAACCCTGGACAACTATGCGATCAAATGGATCTATCCACTGGGGTATGCCGCGATCGTGGCCTATGCGGTTTCTGCTTTCCTTCTGGTGCCTTAGACGCTGGACCCGCGCGTGATGTGACCCTAACGTGGTGCCAATGCTCCGCTACGTCCTCAAACGACTGATTTCCTTGCTTGTCAGCCTGGCCGTCGCCTCGGTGGTCATCTTCGCGGTGATCGAGGTCGCCCCGGGTGATCCGGCATCGTTCATGCTGGGCGTCAACGCGCAGGAGGACACGCTGGCCGCGTTGCGGGTCGAGCTGGGTTTGGATGGGTCCAAGATACAGCGGTACCTCAATTGGGTGGGTGGCATGCTGGGGGGCGATTTCGGCACCTCATACACCTACCGCACGCCAGTGTCGCAGATGATCGCGGACCGGCTTTGGGTGTCGTTACCCTTGGCACTTTACGCGCTGACTCTGTCCACCTTGATTGCCTTTCCGGCCGGAATCTATGCCGCTGCGCGTCGGGGCAAACCGGGGGACCTTGCAGTGATGGGGGCGACGCAGCTTGGGATTGCTGTGCCCAATTTCTGGTTTGCGATGATGCTTGTGCTGATCTTCGCTATCAACCTGCGCTGGTTCAATGCAGGCGGGTTTGTGGGTTGGGGCGACGGAGTGTTAGCGGGCCTGCATTCGCTGACCTTGCCTGCTGTGGCTCTTGCCCTGCCACAGGCTGCGATTCTGGCGCGTGTCATGCGGTCGGCATTGCTGGACATTCTGGGTGAGGACTTCATGCGTACGGCTCGGGCCAAGGGCCTGTCCCGCCGTCAGGCCCTTTGGCGGCACGGGGTGCGAAATGCGCTGATCCCGGTGATGACCATCATAGGCTTGCAGTTTTCCTTCCTGCTGGCGGGATCGATCATCATTGAACAGGTTTTCTATCTGCCGGGTCTCGGGCGGCTGGTGTTTC contains:
- the panC gene encoding pantoate--beta-alanine ligase, whose product is MTAPILRSLAELRAKTTTWHRNGETIGVVPTMGALHEGHLSLAQAAKQGCDRVIVTIFVNPKQFNNPEDLANYPRTEHEDARKLAPYGVDAVYVPDPKEVYPEGFSTTVSVAGLTDVMEGPFRPGHFEGVATVVAKLFLQTRADRAYFGEKDYQQLLVVRRMARDLNIPIEVIGCPTVREPSGMAMSSRNLLLSPQGLKIAEQMNSVMRQVADDLAEGADFAMLAQDAKETLLKVGFTEVEYIDLRCAETLESLSSATQPARLFVTAWTDGVRLIDNIPVNPA
- the panB gene encoding 3-methyl-2-oxobutanoate hydroxymethyltransferase, with protein sequence MSATARKKAPNAEDIRARKGGEPLVSLTAYTTPMARLMDAHCDFVLVGDSVGMVLHGMDSTLGVTMEMMILHGQAVSRGLDRAMMVIDMPFGSYEESPTQAFRNAARLMADTSAGAVKLEGGVEMAETIRFLVKRGIPVMAHIGLTPQSINTLGGYKVQGRDEQAEAVMADARAVTEAGAFSVVLEKVPQGLANQITEEIAIPTIGIGASAGCDGQILVVDDMVGFFTAFKPKFVKRYAELGPLAETAIAEYAAEVRARTFPADEHVFADQAPAKGQKT
- a CDS encoding ABC transporter substrate-binding protein, encoding MTKFMFRTFASTLAVGASLLATQALAKSDITIAMQLEPPHMDPTSAAAQAIDSVVYTNVFEGLTRFMGDGSVVPGLAESWEISEDGTVYTFKLHDGVTFHDGTTMDAEDVKFSLDRATAEDSANAQKALFAGIENVEATDPLTVKVTLSEPNGNFLFNLAWGDAVIVAPESIESIKTNPVGTGAYTFGNWVQGDSITLNRNPNYWGEQPALETATFKFISDPTAAFAAMMAEDVDVFDNFPAPENLPQFEADPRFQVLVGSTEGETILSTNNKQPPFDSILVRQALAHAIDRQAIIDGAMFGYGTPIGTHFAPHHPAYVDLTGNSAYDPEKAKALLAEAGFENGFETTLHLPPPSYARRGGEIIAAQLAEVGITAEIINVEWAQWLETVFKGKEFGLTIVSHTEPMDIGIYARPDYYFQYDSTDFQALMDTLNTTTDPEERTRLLGEAQRLISSDYVNGYLFQLAKLGVAKVGVQGLWENAPTAAIDLTQISWSE
- a CDS encoding ABC transporter permease, with the translated sequence MLRYVLKRLISLLVSLAVASVVIFAVIEVAPGDPASFMLGVNAQEDTLAALRVELGLDGSKIQRYLNWVGGMLGGDFGTSYTYRTPVSQMIADRLWVSLPLALYALTLSTLIAFPAGIYAAARRGKPGDLAVMGATQLGIAVPNFWFAMMLVLIFAINLRWFNAGGFVGWGDGVLAGLHSLTLPAVALALPQAAILARVMRSALLDILGEDFMRTARAKGLSRRQALWRHGVRNALIPVMTIIGLQFSFLLAGSIIIEQVFYLPGLGRLVFQAISARDLIVVESVVMLLVFAVITVNFLVDLAYAAVDPRLRSRT